A single region of the Peromyscus eremicus chromosome 16_21, PerEre_H2_v1, whole genome shotgun sequence genome encodes:
- the Tnxb gene encoding tenascin-X isoform X4, with translation MNLYGIHSGQRVGPVSVVGVTAAEEETPSPTEPSTEAPEPPEEPLLGELTVTGSSPDSLSLSWTVPQGDFDSFTVQYKDSDGRPQVVRVGGQEREAVVRDLEAGRRYKMNLYGLHEGQRVGPVSTVGVTDPEEEAMTTQVVPTTTPRKPILGELTVTDATPDSLSLSWTIPEGKFDQFVIQYKNGDGQPKVVRVPGHEDQVTIPGLEPDHKYKMNLYGIHSGQRVGPVSVVGVTAAEEETPSPTEPSTEAPEPPEEPLLGELTVTGSSPDSLSLSWTVPQGDFDSFTVQYKDSDGRPQVVRVGGQEREAVVRDLEAGRRYKMNLYGLHEGQRVGPVSTVGMTAPEEEAMTTQVVPTTTPEPPPKKPRLGDMTVTDATPDSLSLSWTIPEGQFDHFLIQYRNGDGQPKVVRVPGNEDQATISGLEPDHKYKMNLYGIHSGQRVGPVSVVGVTAAEEEIPSPTEPSTEAPEPPEEPLLGELTVTGSSPDSLSLSWTVPQGDFDSFTVQYKDSDGRPQVVRVRGQEREAVVRDLEAGRRYKMNLYGLHEGQRVGPVSTVGVTASLPTEPPTEPRLGDLAVAEATSSTVHLSWTVAQGPFDSFLVQYKDAQGQSQTVPVSGDLGEVTISGLDPARKYKFLLFGLQGGKRHGPVSIDAKTDTKLLPRLGELTMTDVTQNSVGLSWTVPEGEFDSFLVQYKDKGGRLQTVPVAADQREVTIPSLEPNRKYKFLLYGLAGRKRLGPASVEGTTAPLEKTPPPRLGELTVTGETPDSLHLLWTVAQGTFDTFLVQYRDRDGQPQTVLVAADQNEVTIEGLQPSRKYKFQLYGLSGGKRLGPISALGVTAPEEDTSAPSPTEPPEAPRLGTLTVAEATPDSLRLSWGVARGPFESFVVQYQDTEGQPQALLVDGDQDKVLISGLEPSTSYKFFLYGLHEGMRHGPVSAEGVTGPVPAGQTPGDPGPRLSQLSVSDVTTSSLRLNWEAPLGAFDSFLLRFGVPSPSTLEPRPRPLLQRELMVPGTRRTAVLRDLRPGTLYSLTLYGLRGPHKADSIQGTARTLSPVLESPRDLQFSDIGETSARATWVPPSSRVDSFKISYQLADGGEPQSVVVDGRTQTQILQGLSPDTRYEVTVVSVRGFEESEPLTGFLTTVSDGPTQLRALNLTDGSALLHWKPPQKPVDEYNVQVASPGAPALQASAPGSAVDYPLTDLALDTNYTATVRGLRGPNFTSPASITFTTGLKAPQDLQAKEVTPRTALLTWTKPEVPPTGYLLSFDTPGGQIQEILLPAGTTSHRLLRLFPSTLYNAQLRAVWGESLTPPVSTSFTTGGLRIPFPRDCGEEMQNGASSSKTTTIFLNGNRERPLDVFCDMETDGGGWLVFQRRMDGQTDFWRDWEEYAHGFGNISREFWLGNEVLHSLTQAGDYSMRVDLRAGNEAVFAQYDFFRVDSAMENYRLHLEGYHGTAGDSMSYHSGSVFSARDRDPNNLLISCAVSYRGAWWYRNCHYANLNGLYGSTVDHQGVSWYHWKGFEFSVPFTEMKLRPRNFQAPARGS, from the exons cTGCAGAGGAAGAGACCCCCAGCCCCACAGAGCCCAGCACAGAGGCCCCAGAGCCCCCCGAGGAACCGCTCCTGGGAGAGCTGACCGTGACAGGATCCTCCCCAGACTCCCTGAGCCTCTCCTGGACCGTCCCCCAGGGAGACTTTGACTCCTTCACCGTCCAGTACAAGGACAGTGATGGGCGGCCCCAGGTGGTGCGTGTCGGGGGCCAGGAGAGGGAGGCCGTCGTGAGAGACCTGGAGGCTGGGCGCAGATACAAGATGAACCTGTATGGACTCCACGAGGGTCAGCGTGTGGGCCCCGTGTCCACCGTGGGCGTGACCG ATCCAGAGGAGGAAGCTATGACCACACAGGTGGTACCCACCACAACCCCTAGGAAACCCATCCTGGGGGAGCTGACTGTGACAGATGCCACCCCTGACTCCCTGAGCCTCTCCTGGACCATCCCCGAGGGAAAGTTTGACCAATTCGTGATCCAGTACAAGAACGGGGATGGGCAGCCCAAGGTGGTGCGGGTGCCAGGGCATGAAGACCAAGTCACCATCCCCGGCCTGGAGCCAGACCACAAGTACAAGATGAACCTGTATGGCATCCACAGTGGCCAGCGTGTGGGCCCGGTGTCTGTTGTCGGGGTGACAG cTGCAGAGGAAGAGACCCCCAGCCCCACAGAGCCCAGCACAGAGGCCCCAGAGCCCCCCGAGGAACCGCTCCTGGGAGAGCTGACCGTGACAGGATCCTCCCCAGACTCCCTGAGTCTCTCCTGGACCGTCCCCCAGGGAGACTTTGACTCCTTCACCGTCCAGTACAAGGACAGTGATGGGCGGCCCCAGGTGGTGCGTGTCGGGGGCCAGGAGAGGGAGGCCGTCGTGAGAGACCTGGAGGCTGGGCGCAGATACAAGATGAACCTGTATGGACTCCACGAGGGTCAGCGTGTGGGCCCCGTGTCCACCGTGGGCATGACCG ctcCAGAGGAGGAAGCTATGACCACACAGGTGGTGCCCACCACAACTCCTGAGCCTCCTCCTAAGAAGCCACGCCTGGGAGACATGACTGTGACAGATGCCACCCCTGACTCCCTGAGCCTCTCCTGGACCATCCCCGAGGGACAGTTTGACCACTTCCTGATCCAGTACAGGAACGGGGATGGGCAGCCCAAGGTGGTGCGGGTGCCAGGAAATGAGGACCAGGCCACCATCTCTGGGCTGGAGCCAGACCACAAGTACAAGATGAACCTGTATGGCATCCACAGTGGCCAGCGTGTGGGTCCAGTGTCTGTTGTCGGGGTGACAG cTGCAGAGGAAGAGATCCCCAGCCCCACAGAGCCCAGCACAGAGGCCCCAGAGCCCCCCGAGGAACCGCTCCTGGGAGAGCTGACCGTGACAGGGTCCTCCCCAGACTCCCTGAGTCTCTCCTGGACCGTCCCCCAGGGAGACTTTGACTCCTTCACTGTCCAGTACAAGGACAGTGATGGGCGGCCCCAGGTGGTGCGtgtcagaggccaggagagggaggcCGTCGTGAGAGACCTGGAGGCTGGGCGCAGATACAAGATGAACCTGTATGGACTCCACGAGGGTCAGCGTGTGGGGCCTGTGTCCACCGTGGGCGTGACCG CCTCCCTGCCCACAGAGCCCCCCACAGAGCCCCGCCTGGGGGACCTGGCTGTGGCAGAAGCGACTTCCAGTACTGTGCACCTGTCCTGGACTGTTGCCCAGGGCCCCTTCGACTCCTTCCTGGTCCAGTACAAGGATGCACAGGGACAGTCCCAGACGGTGCCTGTGAGCGGAGACCTGGGTGAGGTCACCATCTCAGGGCTGGACCCGGCCCGCAAGTACAAGTTTCTACTCTTTGGACTCCAGGGTGGGAAGCGCCATGGCCCTGTCTCCATAGATGCAAAGACTG ACACAAAGCTCCTTCCTCGTCTTGGGGAGCTGACGATGACAGACGTGACCCAGAACTCCGTGGGTCTCTCCTGGACTGTCCCTGAGGGCGAGTTCGACTCCTTCTTAGTCCAGTACAAGGACAAAGGAGGGCGCCTCCAGACGGTACCTGTGGCGGCAGACCAGCGTGAGGTCACCATCCCCAGCCTGGAGCCCAACAGAAAATATAAGTTTCTGCTCTACGGCCTGGCCGGCCGCAAAAGGCTGGGCCCTGCCTCTGTGGAGGGCACCACAG CTCCCCTGGAGAAGACGCCGCCGCCCCGCCTCGGTGAACTGACTGTTACAGGAGAGACCCCTGACTCCCTGCACCTCTTGTGGACGGTGGCCCAGGGCACCTTCGACACCTTCCTGGTCCAGTACAGAGACAGGGATGGGCAGCCCCAGACGGTGCTCGTGGCTGCGGACCAGAATGAGGTCACCATCGAGGGTCTGCAGCCGAGCAGAAAGTACAAGTTTCAGCTCTATGGACTCTCTGGAGGAAAACGCCTGGGCCCCATCTCTGCCCTGGGAGTGACAG CCCCAGAAGAGGACACGTCGGCCCCAAGCCCCACTGAGCCCCCTGAAGCACCCCGCCTGGGGACGCTGACGGTGGCCGAGGCGACCCCAGACTCGCTGCGCCTCTCCTGGGGTGTGGCCCGGGGCCCCTTCGAGTCCTTTGTGGTGCAGTACCAGGACACAGAGGGGCAGCCCCAGGCCCTGCTTGTTGACGGAGACCAGGACAAGGTCCTCATCTCAGGCCTGGAACCCAGCACTTCCTACAAGTTCTTCCTCTATGGCCTCCATGAAGGGATGCGGCATGGACCTGTCTCCGCAGAGGGCGTCACAG GTCCAGTCCCTGCCGGTCAGACCCCAGGAGACCCGGGGCCCCGCCTGTCCCAGCTGTCAGTGTCGGATGTGACCACTAGTTCTCTGCGGCTAAACTGGGAGGCCCCGCTTGGGGCCTTTGACTCCTTCCTACTACGCTTCGGGGTCCCCTCACCAAGTACCCTTGAGCCGCGTCCTCGTCCTCTGCTCCAGCGGGAGCTGATGGTGCCAGGAACACGGCGCACGGCCGTGCTTCGGGACCTGCGTCCTGGGACCCTGTACAGCCTTACTCTGTATGGGCTGCGTGGGCCGCACAAGGCAGACAGCATCCAGGGCACTGCCCGCACCCTCAGCCCAG TTCTGGAGAGCCCCCGTGACCTGCAGTTCAGTGACATTGGGGAAACATCAGCTAGAGCCACCTGGGTGCCGCCATCATCCAGGGTGGACAGCTTCAAGATTTCCTACCAGCTAGCCGATGGAG GAGAGCCACAGAGTGTGGTAGTGGACGGCCGGACCCAGACCCAGATCCTCCAGGGGCTGAGCCCAGACACTCGCTACGAGGTGACCGTGGTGTCTGTCCGTGGCTTTGAGGAGAGTGAGCCTCTCACAGGCTTCCTCACTACAG TTTCTGATGGTCCCACCCAGCTGCGTGCCTTGAACTTGACTGATGGGTCTGCCCTGCTGCACTGGAAACCTCCCCAGAAGCCTGTGGACGAGTACAACGTCCAGGTCGCATCCCCTGGGG ccccGGCTCTGCAGGCCTCCGCACCTGGCAGCGCTGTGGACTACCCACTGACAGACCTGGCGCTTGACACCAACTACACAGCCACCGTGCGTGGTCTCCGAGGTCCTAACTTCACCTCCCCAGCCAGCATCACCTTCACCACAG GGCTGAAGGCCCCCCAGGACTTGCAGGCCAAGGAAGTGACCCCTCGCACGGCCCTGCTCACTTGGACTAAGCCCGAAGTCCCACCCACAGGCTACCTGCTCAGCTTTGACACTCCCGGAGGACAGATTCAg GAGATCCTGCTTCCAGCAGGAACCACCTCACATCGGCTTCTCCGCCTCTTCCCTTCCACCTTGTACAACGCCCAGCTCCGGGCTGTTTGGGGCGAGAGCCTCACGCCGCCTGTGTCCACTTCCTTTACTACTG gtGGACTGCGGATCCCCTTCCCCCGGGACTGTGGGGAGGAGATGCAGAATGGGGCCAGCTCCTCAAAGACCACCACCATCTTCCTCAACGGCAACCGTGAGCGGCCTCTGGATGTGTTCTGTGACATGGAGACCGATGGAGGCGGCTGGCTG GTGTTCCAGCGCCGCATGGACGGACAGACGGACTtctggagagactgggaggagtaTGCCCATGGTTTTGGGAACATCTCCAGGGAATTCTGGCTGG GCAATGAGGTCCTACACAGCCTGACGCAGGCTGGAGACTACTCTATGCGTGTGGACCTGCGGGCTGGAAACGAAGCCGTGTTCGCCCAATATGACTTCTTCCGTGTGGACTCAGCAATGGAGAACTACCGTCTACACCTGGAGGGCTACCACGGCACTGCAG GAGACTCTATGAGCTACCACAGCGGCAGTGTCTTTTCTGCCCGTGATCGAGACCCCAACAACCTGCTCATCTCCTGTGCTGTGTCCTATCGCGGGGCCTGGTGGTACAGGAACTGTCACTACGCCAACCTCAATGGGCTCTATGGGAGCACGGTGGATCACCAG GGAGTGAGCTGGTACCACTGGAAGGGTTTTGAGTTCTCCGTGCCCTTCACGGAAATGAAGCTGAGACCCAGAAACTTCCAGGCCCCCGCCAGGGGGAGCTGA
- the LOC131926403 gene encoding steroid 21-hydroxylase yields MALPGLWLLLLLLLLLIVGTRWLWGHWKLWNLHLPPLAPGFLHFLQPNLPIYLLGLTQKLGPVYRIRMGLKDVVVLNSNRTIEEALIQKRVDFAGRPWIIYEKLDLDLSLGDYSLMWKAHKKLSRSALILGVRDSMEPLVEQVAQEFCERMRAQAGTPVAIHEEFSLLTCSVICGLTFGDKDDTLVHTIHSCVQDLLQAWNHWSIQILDVIPFLRFLPNPGLWKLNRLQETRDHIVKQQLRRHKDSLVAGQWKDMIDYMLHGLEQQREGAGLLREEHVHMSVVDLFIGGTETTATTLSWAVAFLLHHPEIQKRLQEELDLKLGPSAPSSQLLYKNRMQLPLLMATITEVLRLRPVVPLALPHRATRASSISGYDIPKDTIVIPNIQGANLDEMVWELPSQFQPDRFLEPGKNLRTLSFGCGARVCLGEPLARVELFVVLARLLQAFTLLPPPDGTLPCLKPQNYAGFNLLINPFQVLLQPRNLVPQDQGQTP; encoded by the exons ATGGCGCTGCCTGGGCTgtggctcctgctgctgctgctgctgctgctgatagtTGGCACCCGCTGGCTGTGGGGTCACTGGAAGCTCTGGaacctccacctcccacctctgGCCCCGGGATTTCTGCACTTTCTACAGCCGAACCTCCCTATCTACCTGCTTGGCCTCACTCAGAAACTCGGACCTGTCTACAGGATCCGCATGGGGCTGAAAG ATGTGGTGGTGCTGAATTCTAATAGGACCATTGAGGAGGCCCTGATCCAAAAACGGGTGGACTTTGCCGGCCGACCCTGGATAATATATG AAAAGCTAGACTTGGACTTGTCACTAGGCGACTACTCTCTAATGTGGAAGGCCCATAAGAAACTCTCGCGCTCAGCTCTGATCCTGGGTGTGCGAGACTCCATGGAGCCCCTGGTAGAGCAGGTGGCCCAGGAATTCTGTGAG CGCATGAGAGCCCAGGCTGGCACCCCCGTGGCTATCCATGAGGAATTCTCTTTACTCACGTGCAGTGTCATCTGCGGCCTCACTTTCGGAGACAAG GATGACACTCTGGTACACACCATTCACAGCTGTGTCCAAGACTTGTTGCAAGCCTGGAACCACTGGTCCATCCAAATCTTGGATGTAATTCCCTTTCTTAGG ttcctccccaatCCAGGCCTCTGGAAGCTGAATCGGCTCCAGGAGACGAGGGACCACATTGTAAAGCAGCAGCTGAGGCGGCACAAG GACAGCCTGGTAGCCGGCCAGTGGAAGGACATGATTGACTACATGCTTCATGGGCTGGAGCAGCAAAGAGAGGGCGCAGGACTGCTCCGGGAAGAGCACGTGCACATGTCAGTGGTGGACCTTTTCATCGGCGGCACCGagaccacagccaccacactctcctggGCTGTGGCCTTCCTGCTTCATCACCCTGAG ATCCAGAAGCGACTACAGGAAGAATTAGACCTCAAGTTGGGCCCCagtgcccccagctcccagctcctgtACAAGAACCGAATGCAGTTGCCTTTACTTATGGCCACCATCACCGAGGTGCTGCGCCTGCGGCCCGTGGTGCCCCTGGCCTTGCCCCATCGCGCCACTCGGGCTAGCAG CATCTCTGGCTATGACATCCCCAAGGACACAATCGTCATCCCCAACATCCAAGGCGCCAACCTGGATGAGATGGTCTGGGAACTGCCCAGCCAGTTCCAGCCTG ATCGCTTCCTGGAACCTGGCAAGAACCTCAGAACGCTATCCTTTGGCTGTGGGGCACGCGTGTGCTTGGGAGAGCCTCTGGCACGAGTGGAGCTCTTTGTGGTGCTGGCGCGCCTTCTCCAGGCCTTCacgctgctgccaccaccagaTGGCACCCTGCCCTGCCTAAAGCCCCAGAATTATGCTGGTTTCAATCTCTTGATTAATCCCTTCCAGGTGTTGCTGCAGCCCAGGAACCTGGTGCCCCAAGACCAGGGCCAGACCCCTTGA